The window CAGCCACACGACCACCGCGAGCACCAGCCCGGCCACGCTCGCCGCCAGGAACGCCGCCGAAGGTCCGGCGTGCTCCACGACGTACCCGCTCACCGACTGCCCCGCGGCCAACCCCAGCGTCACGGCCGTCAGCACCCACCCGAACGCCTCGGCGGCGGTCCCGGACGGCGCCACCAGCTCGATCGCCGACGAATGCGCGGTCGACTGCGGCGTGATCAACGCCCCCGCCAGCAGCATCATCAGCGCCAGCCCCCACAACGACGACGGCCAGGCCAGCAACGCCACCAAGGCCCCGAACCCGCCGAGCAGCGCCGGCAACCGCAGGCCGAGACGGCGAGGCCACGGCCGCAGGCTGTAAGCCACGCCGAACGCCACCGAGCTCAGCGACCACGCCGAGAGCAGCAACCCGCCGAACGAAGGCGCACCCGCTTCGGTCGCCGACGCCGGGACCGCCACCTCGACGAACCCGATCACCACGCCGAAGCCCAGCGCCGCCAGCGCCAGCGTCCGCATGCCCGGGCTCGCCAGCGCGCCCAGCAGTGAGCCGGCCGAAGCCGGGGAACGACCCCAGGCCCGCACCGCCGGGCTCAGCGCGAACAGCACCGCGCCGGTGAACTGCAGCGCCACGCCCAGCACCAGGCCGGTTCCCGCCCACGGGGCCAGCACCAGCACCCCGGCGAGGCCGGGACCGAGGATGAAGAACACCTCCATGCTGATCGCCTCGTACGAGAACGCCGCGTTGCGCGCGCCGCCCGGCGGCAGCAGGCGGGTCCAGAGCGCACGGGACGCCGAGCCGACCATCGGCTCCGACAGGCCGGTGACCGCCGCGAACGCGACCAGCACCGTCGTCGGGGCGTGCGACTCGATCACCGTGACCAGCGCGGCCATCGACAGCGCCAGCAGCGCCGAGACGGCGAGCAACGGCCGGGTGGGGCCGAAGCGGTCGATCAGCCTGCCCTGGATCACCGCGCCCACCGAGACGCCGACGAGCGAGCCGGCCGAGACCAGCCCGGCCGCGGCGAAGGATCCGGTCTCGCGCTGGACGTAGAGCAGCGCGGAGATGCCGATCATGGCGATCGGCAGGCGGGCGAGCACGGACGCGACGGCGGGCCGCCGGGCCGCGCGGGTCGTCAGCGCGCTGCGGTAGTCGGCCAGAGACGTACGACCTTCAGACTGGGACACGTGTACCAGTGTGCCGCAGAGTGGTACGTGAGTACCAGTTATTTACCGGTCAGATGCGTCACCAGCGACGATGGGGCGGCCCACGGGATGTCTCGATCGGGTAACACTCACGCTATTCTCCGTGAACTCGTGCAACGAAACGACGGGGACGGCGTCCTTGAGAGTGAATGGCCTTGAATTCGTGGGTATGGGCCGTGATGGTTGAACAACAGCACACAACCCAGCTCCCTCCGGCATATGGGTCGGGGCCTGGTCCGGAGGGCGGGGAGCGCGGATCGTCGGGGGATGGTCCGCGCGACGAACAGGGAGCCGGTGCGCCACGTCGGGGGTGGCGCCCGGCTCTTTGTTCGTCGCGGAAGACATGCAGAAGGCCCCCTCACCTCGGTGAGGGGGCCTTCTGCATGAAAAGACTCAGCGAGCGCGGCGAGCCAGACGCTCCGGGTCCAGGATCAGCACGCTCTTGCCCTCGAGCCGCAGCCAGCCGCGGTGGGCGAAGTCGGCGAGCGCCTTGTTGACGGTCTCGCGCGAGGCGCCGACGTACTGGGCGATCTCTTCCTGCGTCAGGTCGTGCGTGACCCGCAGCAGGCCCGCCTCCTGGCTGCCGAACCGCTGGGCGAGCTGCAGCAGCGCCCGCGCCACGCGGCCCGGGACGTCGGTGAAGATCAGTTCCGCGACCATGTTGTTCGTCCGGCGCAGGCGGCGCGCGACCACGCGCAGCAGCTGCTCGGCGATCTCCGGGCGGGTCGAGATCCACTGCCGCAGCGCCGGGCGGTCCATGGTGACCGCGCGGACCTCGGTGACCGTGGTCGCGCTCGACGTCCGGGGGCCGGGGTCGAAGATGGACAGCTCGCCGAACATGTCCGACGGGCCGAAGATGCCCAGCAGGTTCTCGCGGCCGTCCGGCGACTTGCGGCCGATCTTCACCTTGCCGGACTGGATGATGTACAGCTTGTCGCCGGGTTCACCCTCGTTGAAGATGACATGGCCGCGGGGGAACTCAACAGATTCCAGCGTCTGGGCCAGCGCCTCCGCCGCTGCCGGCTCCACACCCTGGAAAATGCCCGCACGGGCCAGGGTTTCGTCCACCTCGGGTGCCTCCTCGTCGAGAAACGTTCACGCCCTCCTCATGAGCTGGAAGAGCGTGACGCCGATCACTTGCGCGTCAGTCTAGGGCGTACTCGCGAGATCGCCTGCCGGACGCGCGCGCCCGCCAGATGATCTCGTTCGAACGTGGAGCCTAACTCCGCACGCGCCGCGCGCGTAGCCTGGCCGCCCGTCCGCCCAGCCTACGCAGCCGGAACAGCTCCAGCGCGCGGCCGATGCCGTGCCCGTAGAGCGCCCTGACCTCGTTGGGCTGCGCCTGCTCGAGGAACTCTTCGACCTCGTTCTCCTGCACCGCGACGTGCTTGAGCCGGCTTTCCACGCGCTCCATGAACAGCGCGAAGAACATGATCACCAGGGGGACCAGGATGACGAACCAGACGGTCATGACAGGACCCCGAAACACTCAGTGAAAAGCATCTACTCCAGATCCTCGCTCATGGCGGCCGGAAAACTGCGCCGAGGTGGTGCTCTGGCGTGTCGGTCGTCCACCGGTGCACTGACCGGCTCGTCCGACGGCGCCCGTAGGCTATCGGGGTGCCACCTGCCACCACGAACGCCCCCCGTGCGGGCGCGGGTGAAAGCCGGTTAGCTCTGGTGAGACGCGCCAGGCGGATGAAGCGTTGCCTCGACGACGTGTATCCCGACGCCCACTGCGAGCTCGACTTCACCACTCCGCTGGAACTGCTGGTCGCGGTCGTGCTGTCCGCGCAGACCACCGACGTCCGGGTGAACCTCGTCACGCCCGCGCTGTTCAAGCGCTACCGGACCGCCGCCGACTACGCGGGCGCCGACCGCGCCGAGCTGGAGGAATACCTCCGCAGCACCGGCTTCTACCGGGCCAAGGCGAACTCCGTGATGGGCCTCGGCGCGGCGCTGGTCGAGCGCTTCGACGGCGAGGTCCCGGCCAAGCTCGACGACCTCGTCACGCTGCCCGGCGTCGGCCGCAAGACCGCCAACGTCGTGCTCGGGAACGCCTTCGACGTCCCGGGCATCACCGTCGACACCCACTTCGGCCGCTTGGTCCGCCGCTGGGGCTGGACGGCCGAAGACGACCCGGTCAAGGTCGAGCACGCGGTCGGCGAGCTGATCCCGCGCAAGGAGTGGACGATGCTCTCCCACCGGGTGATCTTCCACGGCCGGCGCGTCTGCCACGCCAAGAAGCCGGCCTGCGGCGCGTGCCCGCTGGCCAAGGACTGCCCGTCCTACGGCACCGGCCCGACCGGGTTCGACGAAGCCGCGAAGCTGGTCAAAGGCGTCGAAAAGGACCACATCCTGGCGCTGGCGGCGCCCCGGTGACGACCGTCACCAAATGGGCGCTGGCCGCCGCCGTGCTGGCGGTGGCGCTCATCGTCGCGCTGCTGCCCCGCGGGGGTGGCGACAGCGCCGCGAAGCCGTCCGAAGACTCCGCCGCCCTGGCGCCAGCTCGGTCGGCGGCGGCCCTCCAGCCGTGCCCCGCGGCCGGCCCCGCGCAGCCGGTGAAGCAGCTCGACGGCGTCAAGGCGGACTGCCTCGGCGACGGCTCCAGCGTCGATGTCGGCCGTGCGCTCGCGGGTGCTCCGGCGCTGGTCAACGTGTGGGCGTCCTGGTGCGAGCCGTGCCGGACCGAGCTGCCCGTGCTCCAGGAGTACGCGAAGCAGCCGGGTGCCGTGCGCGTGCTCGGCGTCCAGGTCCAGAGCCCGGCGAAGGACGGCTTGAACCTGCTCGCCCAACTGGGCGTGCACCTACCGTCGGTCTTCGACGGCGACGGGCCGACCGGGCCCGTCCGCACGGCCCTGAAGGTGCCGTCGTCGCTGCCGGCGTCCTACCTGGTCACCGCCGCGGGCGAGGTGCGGTTCATCGCGAATCCCCGCACGTTCGGGAACACTGACCAGGTGCGCGCGGCAGTGGGAGGGGCTTCATGATCGGACCGCTGGTCGAGCCGGAGTCCGTCCCCGAGTGGCTCCGGCCGCTGGTCAAGGTCAGCGCCGAGGTCGATTCGAAGACGTTCACCCGGTTCAGCCCGCCCGAGGACGCCTACACGCGGCCGGCCGCGGTGCTCATCCTCTTCGGCGAGCGCGAAGCCGACGGTGAGCCCGACGTCCTGCTGCAGCGCCGCGCCGACACGCTGGGCTCGCACGCCGGGCAGGTCGCGTTCCCCGGCGGCGGCGCCGAGGACGGCGACGGCGGCCCGATCGGCACCGCGCTGCGCGAGGCCGAGGAGGAGACCGGCGTCGTCCCGGCCGGCGTGCGTCCGGTGGCCGTGCTGCCGGAGCTGTTCGTCCCGGTGTCGAAGTTCGCGGTGACGCCGGTGCTGGCGCACTGGGCCGAGCCGTCGCCGGTGCACGCCGTGGACCCGGGCGAGACGGCGTCCGTCGCGCGCGTCGCCATCGCCGACCTGGTCGACCCGGCCAACCGGTTCATGGTCCAGAAGGCCGGCGCGCCGTGGAAGGGGCCGGCCTTCGAGGTCTCCGGCCTGTTCGTGTGGGGGTTCACCGCCGGGTTGCTGTCCGTCCTCCTCGGCCTGGGAGGCTGGGAGCGCGAATGGGACTCGGGCGACGTCCGGGACCTCGACGAGGCGCTGGCCGCGTACCAGGCACGTATCGCGGGTGAGGGGTGACGACGTGAACTGGGTCGATGTGCTGGTCCTGCTGCTGGCCGTGCTGGCGGCGGTGTCCGGCGCGTACCAGGGCGTGATCATCGCGCTGCCGTCGCTCGTGGGTGTCGTGCTCGGCGCGCTCGCCGGGATCAAGCTCGCGCCGGTCGTCGTCTCGTTCTTCGACGACCCGGTGTGGAAGGTCGCCTTCGCGGTCGCGACCGTGGTGTTCCTGGTCGCCTTCGGCGAGGCGATCGGCGTCTACACCGGTCGGCGGCTGCGCCAGAAGATCAACCCGGACAAGCTGTCCGGCATCGACAAGACGCTCGGCGCGATCGTGCAGGCCCTGGTCGTGTTCGTCGTGGCGTGGCTGATCGCGACGCCGCTGACCACCGTGTCCGGGCTGCCCGGGCTGGCCAAGGCGATCAACGGCTCGGTGATCCTCGGCAAGGTCAACGACGCCATGCCGGAGGCCGCGCAGGGCTTCCCGAGCCAGCTGCGCAAGCTGCTCGACGCGTCCGGCTTTCCGTCGATCGTGGACCCGTTCCAGAAGGCCCCGACGGCCGACACCTCGCCGCCCGATCCCACGCTGCAGAGCAGCGGGACCGTCCAGGCGCTGCACGGCAGCGTCGTCAAGATCCGCGGCAGCGCCAGCTCGTGCTCGCGGTCGCTCGAGGGCAGCGGGTTCGTGATCGCGCCGCAGCGGGTGCTGACGAACGCGCACGTCGTCGCGGGCACCGACACCGTCGGCATCGAGACGACGCAGGGCGACTACCCGGCGCGCGTCGTGTACTTCGACCCGGAGGTCGACATCGCGGTGCTCGCCGTGCCGCGGCTGCGCGCGCCGGCCCTGCAGTTCGCGGGCGAGACGGCGAAGGCGGGCGACAGCGCGATCGTGCTCGGCTACCCGCTCGACGGCCCGTACCGGGCGACGCCGGCCCGCGTGCGCGGCCGGATCAACCTGCGCGGCCCGGACATCTACGACGCCAACACCGTGCAGCGGGACGTCTTCACCGTCCGCGCGGAGATCCGCAGCGGCAACTCCGGCGGCCCGATGGTGACCCCGGACGGGCAGGTCATCGGCGTCGTGTTCGGCGCGGCGGTCGAGGACCCGGAGACGGGCTTCACCCTCACGGCCGAGCAGGTGCGGGCCGAGGTCGACGCGGCGCCGTCGCAGTCGACGAACGTGTCCACCGGCTCCTGCGCGGCTTAACGCCCGAAGCGCAGCGCGAGACCGTCGAGCAGGGCCCGCATGCCCGACTCGAAGATGTCGTCGAGGACGAGGTCGTAGCCGGTCTCGGTCAGCTCGGCGAGCATCTTGGCGAACGTCGGGTGCCCGGCCGCCATCGCCGCCACGGCGGGGCCCTGGTGGTCCATCCAGTCCTCTTCGGTCAGCCCGGACGACGCCAGCGCGCTCTGCTCGCGCTCCAGGTGGACCGCCATCCCCTGGACGTGGCTGAAGAACAGGACGTGCAAGTCGCACAGCGTCGCCGCGTCGACGTCCAGCTCGGACAGCGCCGAGAGCGCCCATTCGCCGTGCGTGGCGAGGTTGCGCAGCGGCAGCGGCCGGGTGACCGGCCCGAGCTGCGCCAGCCACGGGTGGCGCCGGAAGAGCGACCAGAGCGTGCGGCCGCCGAGCGTCAGCCGGTCACGCCAGTCGCCGGACGGCTCGGCCGGGTAGCCGCGTTCGCCGAACGCGGCGTCGGCCATGAGCAGCACCAGCTCGTCCTTGCCCCGCACGTACCGGTACGGCGCCATCGCCGCGACGCCGAGGCGGGCGGCGACCCCGCGCATGGACAGCGCGCCGAGCCCCTCGGTGTCGGCGATGGCGATCGCCGTCCGCACGATCCGCTCGCGGGTCAGCCCCCGCTGGCCACCACCACGGCGGTCCCGGCCGCTGACGATCGTGCCGGACCGCGGTTCGGCGTGCACCAGCCCTTCCTGGTTCAGCAGGGTCAGCGCCTTCGCCGCGGTCGCCATCGCGACGCCGTGGTCGGTCGCCAGCCGCCGGGTCGAGGGAACCCGCGCGCCCGGTGAGAGCTCGCCGCGCGTGATCCGGCCCCGCAGCTCTTCGGCGATCGCCAGGTACTTCACGGCTACCTCCTGTGCTAGTACAGATGCTCATCTGTGCTAGCACAGATTTTGCTGATGAACTGCCGGAACTCCAGAGTGATCGCAGGAAGTGTACGACTCTGGAGGAAACCATGCGAAACGTCCTGATCTCGGGTGCCGGTGTCGCCGGCGGCACGCTGGCCTGGTTCCTGGCGCGCGCGGGCTGGGCCGTGACCGTCGTCGAGCGGGCGCCCGGACCGCGCACCGGCGGCCAGGCGATCGACGTGCGCGGCGTCGCGCTCGACGTCGTCGACGCGATGGGCCTCGGCGACCGGATGCGCGCGCTGCGCACCCGGATGCGCGGGATGTCCGTGGTGGACGGGGCCGGGCAGGAGCTGTTCCGGTCCGAAGAGTTCACCTACAGCAGTGGACGGCTCGACAGCGACGACTTCGAGATCCTGCGCGACGACGTCGTGGCGATCCTGCACGAGGCGACCGACGTCGAACACGTCTTCGGCGACTCGATCACGGCGTTGACGCAGGAGGCGCACGGCGTGCGCGTCGAGTTCGAGCACGCCGGCTTCCGGACGTTCGACCTCGTCGTCGGCGCGGACGGCCTGCACTCGGCGGTGCGGCGGTTGGCCTTCGGACCGGAGGAGCGGTTCGCCGGCCACCTCGGCCAGTACCTGGCGATCTTCCCGGCGCCGAACTTCCTGGGCCTCGAGGACTGGCAGGTCTGGTTCCGGCACGAGGAGACCGGCGGCGCGATCTACCCGGTGCGGGACAACACCGAGTTGCGCGTGACCCTGGGCTTCCGCTCGGAACCCTTGCCGCGGCTGACCGTTCCGGAGCAGAAGCGGCTCGTCGCCGAGCGGCTGGCCGGGGTCGGCTGGGAGGTGCCGAAGCTGCTGGAGGCGATGGCCGCCGCGGACGTCTTCTACTTCGACGCGATGGCCCAGATCCACCTGGACCGCTGGTCGGCGGGCCGGGTCGTGCTGCTGGGCGACGCGGGCTACTGCGCGTCCGCGCTATCCGGCCAGGGGACGAGCCTCGCGCTCGTCGGCGCTTACGTCCTCGCGCAAGAGCTGGGCCGTGCGGAGCACGAAGCGGCTTTCACGGCGTACGAGCGGCGGATGCGGCCGTTCGTCG of the Amycolatopsis sp. NBC_01488 genome contains:
- a CDS encoding MarP family serine protease, which gives rise to MNWVDVLVLLLAVLAAVSGAYQGVIIALPSLVGVVLGALAGIKLAPVVVSFFDDPVWKVAFAVATVVFLVAFGEAIGVYTGRRLRQKINPDKLSGIDKTLGAIVQALVVFVVAWLIATPLTTVSGLPGLAKAINGSVILGKVNDAMPEAAQGFPSQLRKLLDASGFPSIVDPFQKAPTADTSPPDPTLQSSGTVQALHGSVVKIRGSASSCSRSLEGSGFVIAPQRVLTNAHVVAGTDTVGIETTQGDYPARVVYFDPEVDIAVLAVPRLRAPALQFAGETAKAGDSAIVLGYPLDGPYRATPARVRGRINLRGPDIYDANTVQRDVFTVRAEIRSGNSGGPMVTPDGQVIGVVFGAAVEDPETGFTLTAEQVRAEVDAAPSQSTNVSTGSCAA
- a CDS encoding NUDIX hydrolase, yielding MIGPLVEPESVPEWLRPLVKVSAEVDSKTFTRFSPPEDAYTRPAAVLILFGEREADGEPDVLLQRRADTLGSHAGQVAFPGGGAEDGDGGPIGTALREAEEETGVVPAGVRPVAVLPELFVPVSKFAVTPVLAHWAEPSPVHAVDPGETASVARVAIADLVDPANRFMVQKAGAPWKGPAFEVSGLFVWGFTAGLLSVLLGLGGWEREWDSGDVRDLDEALAAYQARIAGEG
- a CDS encoding Crp/Fnr family transcriptional regulator — translated: MDETLARAGIFQGVEPAAAEALAQTLESVEFPRGHVIFNEGEPGDKLYIIQSGKVKIGRKSPDGRENLLGIFGPSDMFGELSIFDPGPRTSSATTVTEVRAVTMDRPALRQWISTRPEIAEQLLRVVARRLRRTNNMVAELIFTDVPGRVARALLQLAQRFGSQEAGLLRVTHDLTQEEIAQYVGASRETVNKALADFAHRGWLRLEGKSVLILDPERLARRAR
- a CDS encoding TlpA family protein disulfide reductase — its product is MTTVTKWALAAAVLAVALIVALLPRGGGDSAAKPSEDSAALAPARSAAALQPCPAAGPAQPVKQLDGVKADCLGDGSSVDVGRALAGAPALVNVWASWCEPCRTELPVLQEYAKQPGAVRVLGVQVQSPAKDGLNLLAQLGVHLPSVFDGDGPTGPVRTALKVPSSLPASYLVTAAGEVRFIANPRTFGNTDQVRAAVGGAS
- a CDS encoding MFS transporter, which translates into the protein MVHVSQSEGRTSLADYRSALTTRAARRPAVASVLARLPIAMIGISALLYVQRETGSFAAAGLVSAGSLVGVSVGAVIQGRLIDRFGPTRPLLAVSALLALSMAALVTVIESHAPTTVLVAFAAVTGLSEPMVGSASRALWTRLLPPGGARNAAFSYEAISMEVFFILGPGLAGVLVLAPWAGTGLVLGVALQFTGAVLFALSPAVRAWGRSPASAGSLLGALASPGMRTLALAALGFGVVIGFVEVAVPASATEAGAPSFGGLLLSAWSLSSVAFGVAYSLRPWPRRLGLRLPALLGGFGALVALLAWPSSLWGLALMMLLAGALITPQSTAHSSAIELVAPSGTAAEAFGWVLTAVTLGLAAGQSVSGYVVEHAGPSAAFLAASVAGLVLAVVVWLLRGTVRSPQRAAAASELVGAGR
- a CDS encoding GntR family transcriptional regulator; amino-acid sequence: MKYLAIAEELRGRITRGELSPGARVPSTRRLATDHGVAMATAAKALTLLNQEGLVHAEPRSGTIVSGRDRRGGGQRGLTRERIVRTAIAIADTEGLGALSMRGVAARLGVAAMAPYRYVRGKDELVLLMADAAFGERGYPAEPSGDWRDRLTLGGRTLWSLFRRHPWLAQLGPVTRPLPLRNLATHGEWALSALSELDVDAATLCDLHVLFFSHVQGMAVHLEREQSALASSGLTEEDWMDHQGPAVAAMAAGHPTFAKMLAELTETGYDLVLDDIFESGMRALLDGLALRFGR
- the nth gene encoding endonuclease III is translated as MKRCLDDVYPDAHCELDFTTPLELLVAVVLSAQTTDVRVNLVTPALFKRYRTAADYAGADRAELEEYLRSTGFYRAKANSVMGLGAALVERFDGEVPAKLDDLVTLPGVGRKTANVVLGNAFDVPGITVDTHFGRLVRRWGWTAEDDPVKVEHAVGELIPRKEWTMLSHRVIFHGRRVCHAKKPACGACPLAKDCPSYGTGPTGFDEAAKLVKGVEKDHILALAAPR
- a CDS encoding FAD-dependent monooxygenase, with product MRNVLISGAGVAGGTLAWFLARAGWAVTVVERAPGPRTGGQAIDVRGVALDVVDAMGLGDRMRALRTRMRGMSVVDGAGQELFRSEEFTYSSGRLDSDDFEILRDDVVAILHEATDVEHVFGDSITALTQEAHGVRVEFEHAGFRTFDLVVGADGLHSAVRRLAFGPEERFAGHLGQYLAIFPAPNFLGLEDWQVWFRHEETGGAIYPVRDNTELRVTLGFRSEPLPRLTVPEQKRLVAERLAGVGWEVPKLLEAMAAADVFYFDAMAQIHLDRWSAGRVVLLGDAGYCASALSGQGTSLALVGAYVLAQELGRAEHEAAFTAYERRMRPFVALNQALATENPTGGPVEESVARAKNAIDLT